The Coffea arabica cultivar ET-39 chromosome 1e, Coffea Arabica ET-39 HiFi, whole genome shotgun sequence genome has a window encoding:
- the LOC113706278 gene encoding large ribosomal subunit protein P2-like, translating to MKVVAAYLLALLGGNTCPSAKDIKAILASVGADADDEKIDLLLSQVDGKDITELIAAGREKLASVPAGGGAGVAVAAAAPAGGAAAAPAAEDKKEEKVEEKEESDDDMGFSLFD from the exons ATGAAGGTGGTCGCCGCATATTTGTTGGCCTTGTTGGGAGGAAACACCTGTCCCTCTGCCAAGGATATTAAGGCCATCCTTGCTTCCg TTGGAGCTGATGCTGATgatgaaaaaattgatttgCTTTTATCTCAAGTGGATGGTAAGGATATCACAGAGCTGATTGCAGCTGGTAGGGAGAAGTTGGCTTCAGTACCCGCTGGTGGTGGTGCTGGTGTTGCAGTTGCTGCCGCTGCTCCAGCTGGAGGTGCTGCCGCTGCACCTGCTGCTGAGGATAAGAAAGAGGAGAAAGTAGAAGAGAAAGAGGAGTCTGATGAC GATATGGGCTTCAGTCTTTTCGACTAA
- the LOC113706257 gene encoding peptidyl-prolyl cis-trans isomerase CYP71: protein MEEAAGAQKDNGSSDTPTPTTADATADEPMVGPGPAPQPRRKRPLQFEKAYLDSLPSANMYEKSYMHRDVVTHVAVSPAEFFITGSADGHLKFWKKKPIGIEFAKHFRSHLGPIEGLAVSVDGMLCCTISNDRSVKIYDVVNYDMMAMVRLPFIPGCAEWVYKQGDVKAKLAISDRNSSSVHIYDARAGTNEPIISREIHLGPIKVMKFNQVFDAVISADDKGIIEYWNPGTLKFPEDGIGFRLKTDTNLFEIVKCKTTVSTLEVSPDGMQFSITSPDRRIRVFWFRTGKLRRVYDESLEVAQDLQRRDVPLYRLEAIDFGRRMAVEKEFEKTENAPQPNAVFDESSNFLIFATLLGIKIINLQTNKVARILGKVESNDRFLRIALYQGDRGSKKVRKIPSAAVNANESKDPLTDPTLLCCAFKKYRIYLFSRREPEEPEDPTKGRDVFNEKPPADELLAVSELGKAVTTSLPDNVILHTTMGDIHMKLYPEECPKTVENFTTHCRNGYYDNLIFHRVIKGFMVQTGDPLGDGTGGQSIWGREFEDELHKSLRHDRPFTVSMANAGPNTNGSQFFITTVATPWLDNKHTVFGRVLKGMDVVQAIEKVKTDKADKPYQDVKILNVTVPKS, encoded by the exons atggaagaagCTGCAGGAGCTCAGAAGGATAATGGTAGCTCAGACACGCCGACACCGACGACGGCGGATGCCACCGCCGACGAGCCCATGGTCGGTCCTGGTCCGGCCCCACAACCACGACGCAAGCGCCCTCTTCAGTTCGAGAAGGCCTATCTCGACTCTCTGCCCTCCGCCAATAT GTATGAAAAGAGTTATATGCATCGTGATGTGGTCACTCATGTTGCTGTCTCACCTGCTGAATTTTTCATCACTGGAAGTGCTGATG GTCACTTGAAGTTCTGGAAGAAAAAGCCTATTGGAATTGAGTTTGCCAAGCATTTCAGATCTCACCTTGGACCGATCGAAGGTCTAGCT GTTAGTGTGGATGGTATGCTTTGCTGTACAATCTCAAATGATCGGTCAGTTAAAATATATGATGTAGTCAATTATGACATGATGGCCATGGTACGCCTCCCTTTCATACCTGGTTGTGCCGAATGGGTTTACAAACAAGGGGATGTCAAGGCTAAGTTGGCTATCAGTGACCGTAATTCCTCATCTGTACATATATATGATGCCAGAGCCGGCACAAATGAGCCCATCATATCTAGAGAG ATACACTTAGGGCCCATTAAAGTAATGAAGTTCAACCAGGTTTTTGACGCCGTCATCTCTGCAGATGATAAAGGAATTATTGAGTACTGGAATCCTGGCACACTAAAGTTCCCTGAGGATGG GATTGGTTTTAGATTGAAAACTGATACAAATCTCTTTGAAATCGTGAAATGCAAGACTACAGTTTCTACTCTAGAG GTGAGCCCTGATGGTATGCAGTTTTCCATTACATCACCTGATCGTAGGATCCGCGTGTTCTGGTTCAGAACAGGGAAACTACGACGAGTTTATGATGAATCTCTTGAG GTGGCCCAAGATCTCCAGAGGAGAGATGTCCCTCTTTACAGGCTAGAAGCTATTGATTTTGGCAGACGCATGGCTGtagaaaaagaatttgaaaaaacAGAAAATGCACCTCAGCCTAATGCAGTTTTTGATGAAAGCtcaaatttccttatttttgcGACACTTCTAGGGATTAAA ATTATAAATCTACAAACAAATAAAGTTGCGAGAATCCTAGGGAAGGTGGAAAGTAATGACAGATTTTTGAGAATTGCCTTGTATCAAGGTGATCGAGGCAGTAAAAAAGTAAGGAAGATTCCTTCTGCTGCTGTAAATGCTAATGAAAGCAAGGACCCACTGACAGATCCCACTCTCCTATGCTGTGCTTTCAAGAAGTATAGAATCTATTTATTCAG TCGGAGAGAACCTGAGGAACCAGAAGATCCAACTAAGGGAAGAGATGTATTCAATGAAAAGCCACCTGCTGATGAACTTCTGGCTGTATCAGAGCTTGGAAAGGCAGTCACAACATCCCTCCCAGATAATGTG ATCCTTCACACCACTATGGGTGACATTCATATGAAGCTATACCCTGAAGAGTGTCCAAAGACTGTAGAGAATTTTACAACGCATTGCAGAAATGGCTATTACGATAATCTGATTTTTCACCGGGTTATTAAAGGTTTCATGGTACAGACTGGAGATCCATTGGGAGATGGTACTGGCGGGCAATCCATATGGGGAAGGGAGTTTGAGGATGAATTGCACAAAAG CTTGCGGCATGATAGGCCTTTTACAGTATCAATGGCTAATGCTGGGCCGAACACAAATGGTTCTCAATTTTTTATCACCACTGTTGCCACTCCATGGTTGGATAACAAACATACAGTTTTTGGCAGAGTTTTAAAAGGAATGGATGTTGTACAG GCTATAGAGAAAGTAAAGACTGACAAGGCAGACAAGCCATACCAAGATGTAAAGATTTTGAATGTGACCGTTCCAAAGTCCTAG
- the LOC113706267 gene encoding protein kinase G11A-like → MEPWLDDLADDLQSMSFNSTTTATTTTTTATDIHRSTSSGSETTWTATSSSSSSAHHVFPLPPTAHQKPHSSTPSGDPCWDAIRRARSSSPSSTLSLSDLRFLHRLGSGDIGSVYLSEIKSPEPPPPPPPPAQHSSSTQPALFAAKVMDKRELAGRNKEGRARTEKEILEMLDHPFLPTLYSSIDSPKWSCLLTEFCPGGDLHVLRQRQPLKRFPESAVRFYASEVVVALEYIHMLGIVYRDLKPENVLVRSDGHIMLTDFDLSLKCDTSTSTPAQVISKQNPPNAPAPNEYSIDPPAFTSTSCILPSCIVPAVSCFHPKRKRKKKPGQHNRPEFVAEPIDVRSMSFVGTHEYLAPEIVSGEGHGSAVDWWTLGIFIFELFYGVTPFRGMDHELTLANIVARALEFPKEPGIPAGAKDLISQLLVKDPARRMGSTMGASAIKHHPFFHGVNWALLRCTSPPFVPPPFSRDVISDENCSEDNNAPVDYY, encoded by the exons ATGGAGCCATGGCTTGACGACTTAGCCGACGACCTCCAAAGCATGAGTTTCAACTCCACCACTAcagccaccaccaccaccaccaccgccaccGACATCCACCGTTCCACGAGTTCCGGTTCGGAGACCACCTGGACTGCAacctcctcctcttcctcctccgcCCACCACGTTTTCCCTCTTCCCCCTACAGCCCACCAAAAGCCTCACTCCTCCACTCCCTCCGGTGACCCTTGCTGGGACGCCATCCGTCGCGCCCGCTCCTCTTCCCCTTCCtccactctctccctctccgACCTCCGCTTCCTCCACCGCCTCGGCTCCGGCGACATCGGGTCCGTCTACCTCTCCGAGATCAAATCTCCCGagccccctcctcctcctcctcctcctgctcAGCATTCTTCCTCTACTCAACCGGCGCTTTTCGCCGCTAAAGTAATGGACAAGAGAGAGCTGGCGGGCCGTAATAAAGAAGGAAGAGCGAGGACGGAGAAGGAAATTCTCGAAATGCTAGACCATCCATTTCTGCCCACGCTCTACTCCTCCATTGACTCTCCGAAATGGTCGTGTCTGTTAACGGAGTTCTGCCCCGGCGGCGACCTCCACGTCCTCCGCCAGCGCCAGCCGTTAAAACGATTCCCTGAATCCGCCGTCAG GTTCTACGCATCAGAAGTGGTGGTGGCTTTAGAATACATCCACATGTTGGGAATCGTTTACCGTGATCTTAAGCCTGAGAATGTGTTGGTCCGATCCGACGGTCATATTATGCTGACAGATTTTGACTTATCCCTAAAGTGCGACACATCTACGTCAACACCGGCTCAAGTGATCTCCAAACAAAATCCACCCAATGCGCCTGCACCAAATGAGTACAGCATTGATCCACCAGCTTTTACCTCAACTTCATGCATTCTTCCCAGCTGCATTGTCCCTGCTGTTTCTTGCTTCCACCCTAAGCGTAAGCGAAAGAAGAAGCCAGGGCAACACAACAGGCCGGAGTTCGTGGCCGAGCCTATTGACGTCCGATCAATGTCGTTTGTCGGGACACACGAGTATCTGGCGCCGGAGATCGTCTCCGGGGAAGGTCATGGTAGTGCAGTGGATTGGTGGACGCTAGGGATATTCATTTTTGAGCTGTTCTATGGTGTGACGCCCTTTAGGGGAATGGACCATGAGCTCACACTGGCTAATATCGTAGCTCGAGCCCTTGAGTTCCCAAAAGAGCCGGGGATACCGGCCGGCGCGAAGGACTTGATATCACAGCTTCTCGTGAAGGATCCGGCGAGGCGGATGGGATCAACCATGGGTGCATCAGCCATCAAACACCATCCCTTCTTCCATGGAGTTAATTGGGCACTTTTAAGATGTACATCTCCACCTTTTGTTCCTCCTCCATTTAGTAGAGATGTAATATCGGATGAAAATTGTTCAGAAGACAATAATGCCCCCGTGGATTATTACTAA